One region of Chryseobacterium muglaense genomic DNA includes:
- a CDS encoding adenylosuccinate synthase, which translates to MSTYVVVGLQYGDEGKGKITDVLSAKSDYVVRFQGGDNAGHTVYVGEEKFVLHLLPSGVLQCKGKCIIANGVVVNPKSFIKEVNQIESKNMRTDHIFISRRAHVIMPYHILLDTYREEEHGGTQIGTTKKGIGPCYEDKIARVGIRMIDLLNPEILRDKIEKNLKIKNSLFEKYYGKPTLDVEEIYNEYLEIGKQLQDRIVDTELELNEAIRDGKNVLFEGAQALMLDIDFGTYPYVTSSSPSTGGVCSGAGVPPTSLQNLIGVAKAYCTRVGNGPFPSELDNELGEKIRQIGGEFGATTGRPRRTGWLDLVSLKHACMINGINNLVITKLDVLTGIENLKIVTHYKTEDGKIIDYFTSSTEKLYNYETIYQELPGWTEDITKARSYDELPQTAQEYIEFIEKYLGINVYLVSVGPERSQNIIRKELF; encoded by the coding sequence ATGTCAACTTACGTAGTTGTAGGTCTTCAATATGGAGATGAAGGTAAAGGAAAAATAACGGATGTTTTATCGGCAAAATCAGATTATGTGGTGCGTTTCCAAGGGGGCGACAACGCTGGTCACACGGTTTATGTAGGTGAAGAAAAATTCGTTTTGCACCTTCTTCCATCGGGAGTTCTTCAGTGCAAAGGGAAGTGTATCATTGCCAATGGTGTAGTGGTAAATCCTAAATCTTTCATTAAGGAGGTGAATCAGATCGAAAGCAAAAACATGAGAACTGATCACATTTTCATCAGCAGAAGAGCGCATGTCATCATGCCTTACCACATTCTTTTGGATACTTACCGTGAGGAAGAGCACGGAGGAACTCAAATCGGAACGACGAAAAAAGGAATCGGCCCTTGCTATGAAGATAAAATTGCAAGAGTGGGAATCAGAATGATCGACCTTCTGAATCCTGAGATTTTAAGAGACAAAATTGAGAAAAACTTAAAAATTAAGAATTCTCTTTTTGAAAAATATTACGGAAAACCAACTTTAGATGTTGAAGAAATCTACAATGAATATTTAGAAATCGGAAAACAGCTTCAAGACAGAATCGTTGATACGGAACTGGAACTAAACGAAGCAATCAGAGACGGTAAAAACGTATTGTTTGAAGGAGCGCAAGCTTTAATGCTAGACATCGACTTTGGAACGTATCCTTACGTTACTTCATCTTCTCCATCTACAGGAGGAGTTTGTTCAGGAGCAGGAGTTCCGCCAACGTCACTTCAAAACTTAATCGGTGTTGCAAAAGCATACTGTACAAGAGTTGGTAACGGACCTTTTCCATCTGAATTAGACAACGAATTGGGTGAGAAAATCAGACAAATCGGAGGAGAATTTGGAGCGACTACAGGTAGACCAAGAAGAACAGGTTGGTTAGACCTTGTTTCTTTAAAGCACGCTTGTATGATTAACGGAATCAACAACTTGGTAATTACGAAACTAGACGTTCTTACAGGAATTGAAAACCTTAAAATCGTAACACATTACAAAACCGAAGACGGAAAAATCATTGATTATTTCACTTCTTCAACAGAAAAATTATACAACTACGAGACAATCTACCAGGAATTACCAGGTTGGACGGAAGATATCACAAAAGCTAGAAGCTATGATGAACTTCCACAAACCGCTCAGGAGTACATCGAATTTATTGAAAAGTATTTAGGAATCAATGTATATTTGGTTTCTGTAGGTCCTGAAAGAAGTCAGAACATCATCAGAAAAGAATTATTCTAA
- a CDS encoding lipocalin-like domain-containing protein, giving the protein MKKLLLAGIVGTSLFAVSCSTVNKAKDAQAVRSEFLKMKGDWQIVSINYDKAYKIKPFDEGADAQCFVGSHWRFIPNNYSGSYTLNGGGSCPQFIQPIKVDIKGNVFTFKKIADGTKAKQNTAGYTLNVINSTTDQFSLEQNVPFEGSSIKVVYNFERTGMDYTK; this is encoded by the coding sequence ATGAAAAAGCTACTACTTGCAGGTATAGTGGGAACCTCACTTTTTGCAGTGTCTTGTTCCACAGTAAACAAAGCTAAAGATGCACAAGCGGTAAGATCAGAATTTCTGAAAATGAAAGGTGATTGGCAGATTGTGAGCATCAATTACGATAAGGCTTACAAAATAAAACCTTTTGACGAAGGTGCAGATGCACAATGCTTTGTAGGAAGTCACTGGAGGTTTATACCAAATAATTATTCTGGTTCTTATACATTGAATGGAGGTGGCTCTTGCCCTCAGTTTATACAGCCTATAAAGGTTGACATTAAAGGTAATGTTTTCACATTCAAAAAAATTGCAGATGGTACAAAGGCTAAGCAAAATACTGCAGGATATACTTTGAATGTAATTAATTCTACAACAGATCAGTTTTCTTTAGAGCAAAATGTTCCATTTGAAGGAAGTTCAATAAAAGTTGTTTACAACTTCGAAAGAACCGGAATGGATTATACTAAATAA
- a CDS encoding ParB/RepB/Spo0J family partition protein, with protein sequence MKDKKRAMGRGLGAILSAESKATVNTATDEGADKFVGNIMEVSMEDIYPNSTQPRTYFDEKALNELAQSITNLGIIQPITLRKDGEKFEIISGERRFRASKIAGLTSIPAYIRLVNDQELLEMALVENIQREDLDAIEIALTYHRLLEEIGLTQENLSQRIGKDRSTITNSIRLLRLSPDIQNAIRSGEISAGHGRAIISLENEELQQVLFDLIIKEKLNVRQSEQAATALKNPKSPAAKRAKAELSNNYKRVQKTIADILDVKVEIKTTGTGKKGKIVLDFKNEDELEYILSHIK encoded by the coding sequence ATGAAGGACAAAAAAAGAGCGATGGGACGTGGTTTGGGAGCAATTTTAAGTGCAGAATCCAAAGCTACTGTCAATACAGCGACTGATGAAGGCGCAGATAAATTTGTTGGAAATATCATGGAGGTTTCCATGGAAGATATTTATCCGAATTCGACACAGCCAAGAACTTATTTTGACGAAAAAGCATTAAACGAATTAGCACAGTCGATTACGAACTTAGGTATCATTCAACCCATTACCTTAAGAAAAGACGGTGAAAAGTTTGAAATTATTTCCGGGGAAAGACGTTTCAGAGCGAGTAAAATTGCGGGATTAACAAGTATTCCTGCATATATTCGTTTGGTAAACGATCAGGAGCTTCTTGAAATGGCTCTTGTGGAAAATATTCAGCGTGAAGATCTTGATGCGATTGAAATTGCTTTAACGTATCACAGACTTTTAGAAGAAATTGGCCTTACTCAGGAAAATTTAAGTCAAAGAATAGGAAAAGACAGAAGTACGATTACCAACTCAATCAGATTATTAAGATTGAGCCCGGATATTCAGAATGCAATCCGTAGCGGAGAAATTTCTGCAGGTCACGGTAGAGCAATTATCAGTCTTGAAAATGAAGAGCTTCAGCAGGTTTTATTTGATTTAATTATTAAAGAAAAACTGAATGTACGCCAGTCTGAACAAGCAGCTACTGCTTTGAAGAATCCAAAATCTCCGGCGGCAAAAAGAGCAAAAGCTGAGCTTTCTAATAATTATAAAAGAGTTCAAAAAACTATTGCAGATATTCTTGATGTGAAAGTTGAGATAAAAACAACTGGAACCGGTAAAAAAGGTAAGATTGTTTTAGATTTTAAAAATGAAGATGAGTTGGAATATATTTTATCTCACATTAAATAA
- the lepB gene encoding signal peptidase I, with protein sequence MFKNKIFNRVLLTGSFIVSVLIIAKLSGVLQYAFLPTAGSEPTLKRGTFIFMSNILPYDKYKILAFEQKNADHFPGTYAQRLVGIEGDKILIKNGNLYVNDSLIDGKFDVKRSYKVDRGFANHLIEKGFPEEDFHNIDEDYYITFLSDNDLEKGYFFERFSHYAETDPDIFKTFGKNWNADNFGPLTVPPGKVFFLGDNRNASLDSRYVGFADEKDIVGRVFYPKN encoded by the coding sequence GTGTTTAAAAATAAAATTTTCAATAGAGTGCTCCTCACCGGAAGCTTTATTGTTAGTGTATTAATTATTGCAAAACTCTCCGGGGTTTTGCAATATGCTTTTTTACCAACCGCAGGAAGTGAGCCAACACTCAAAAGAGGAACATTTATTTTTATGAGTAATATCCTCCCATATGATAAGTATAAAATTCTAGCTTTCGAACAAAAAAACGCTGATCATTTTCCAGGCACATACGCACAACGATTAGTGGGTATTGAGGGCGATAAAATCCTTATAAAAAATGGAAATTTATATGTGAACGATTCTCTTATTGATGGAAAGTTTGATGTGAAAAGATCGTATAAAGTTGATAGAGGTTTTGCGAATCATCTGATAGAAAAAGGTTTTCCTGAAGAAGATTTTCACAACATTGATGAGGATTATTATATTACTTTTTTATCTGATAATGATCTTGAAAAAGGATATTTTTTTGAGAGGTTTTCTCATTATGCAGAAACTGATCCTGATATATTTAAAACTTTTGGGAAGAATTGGAATGCTGATAACTTTGGTCCATTAACCGTTCCGCCCGGAAAAGTTTTTTTTCTTGGAGATAATCGTAATGCGAGTTTAGATTCCAGATACGTAGGCTTTGCAGATGAAAAAGATATTGTTGGAAGAGTTTTTTATCCAAAAAATTAA
- a CDS encoding DUF5683 domain-containing protein produces MKKIVFTFFLFLTGLAFSQTNPRDTIRLEHYATDSVSAVKPQAEAKVVEDIEKANAPASLKVKKLNPTKAGLYSAVLPGLGQAYNKKYWKIPVVWGAVGTGVGIAIWNQNQYKKYREYYVAKLNGAQNDFLDRNPTLDKVALGNAQDRVKRQRDYAIAITGLIYILNIVDAVVDAHLYEGRKDPDLSFSPAVIYDDLNMNPPKTGLALSFRF; encoded by the coding sequence ATGAAAAAAATAGTTTTCACTTTTTTTCTTTTTTTGACAGGATTGGCTTTCTCGCAAACCAATCCCAGAGATACTATTAGATTAGAGCATTATGCAACTGATAGTGTTTCTGCTGTAAAACCTCAGGCTGAAGCCAAAGTGGTTGAAGATATCGAAAAAGCAAATGCACCAGCCTCTTTAAAAGTAAAAAAACTGAATCCTACAAAAGCTGGTCTCTATTCTGCAGTTTTGCCGGGACTAGGGCAGGCTTACAATAAAAAATATTGGAAAATACCCGTAGTTTGGGGAGCTGTAGGAACCGGTGTAGGTATTGCAATCTGGAACCAGAATCAGTATAAAAAGTACCGTGAATATTATGTAGCAAAACTTAATGGCGCTCAAAATGATTTCCTGGATAGAAATCCAACTCTTGATAAAGTGGCATTGGGAAATGCGCAAGACAGAGTGAAAAGACAGAGAGATTATGCAATTGCAATTACTGGTTTAATCTATATTTTAAATATTGTAGATGCCGTAGTAGATGCACATTTGTATGAAGGTCGTAAAGATCCTGATCTTTCATTTTCGCCTGCCGTGATTTATGATGATTTAAATATGAATCCTCCAAAAACAGGGTTGGCTTTAAGTTTTAGATTTTAG
- a CDS encoding energy transducer TonB, translating to MKHLEHNQEFRLNEILFENRNKAYGAYVLRAESDRILTKAFFIGVGLLAAVSIIPAVISAFNGGNSESIITVCEFPDIEMIDPIDPPAEVLPPQTVTPPPPSVKQYDATLVTPTKNADESKIVIDIPDDAIAGVKNDFEAPVAPRINVPTHVISGPGTVVPPRVVPPVEVPVKVSNEPEVAAVLAKFEGGIDAFRNKVMNKFDVTAFQDEGSVSTTVTFIVERDGTISDIKTNGKDASFNAEAIRTIKAVKGKWEPGKNKKGESVRSYFKFPITMKFDN from the coding sequence ATGAAACACCTAGAACACAACCAGGAATTTCGACTGAACGAAATCCTTTTCGAAAACCGTAACAAAGCGTACGGGGCGTATGTATTAAGAGCAGAATCAGACAGGATTTTAACCAAAGCATTCTTTATAGGTGTCGGTTTATTGGCCGCGGTTTCTATTATTCCTGCTGTAATTTCAGCTTTTAATGGAGGTAATAGTGAATCGATTATAACAGTTTGTGAATTTCCGGATATTGAAATGATTGATCCCATCGATCCGCCTGCTGAAGTTTTACCACCACAAACTGTAACGCCACCACCTCCAAGTGTAAAACAATATGATGCTACACTTGTTACTCCTACGAAAAATGCAGATGAAAGTAAGATTGTAATAGATATTCCTGATGACGCCATTGCAGGAGTAAAAAATGACTTTGAAGCTCCGGTTGCTCCAAGAATTAATGTACCAACACATGTTATCTCTGGTCCTGGAACAGTGGTTCCACCAAGAGTTGTTCCACCGGTTGAAGTTCCAGTGAAAGTTTCTAATGAACCGGAAGTAGCTGCAGTGTTAGCAAAATTTGAAGGCGGAATCGATGCTTTCAGAAATAAAGTAATGAATAAGTTTGATGTTACTGCTTTTCAGGATGAAGGAAGTGTTTCTACAACAGTTACTTTCATTGTAGAAAGAGACGGTACTATTTCAGATATTAAAACCAACGGAAAAGATGCTTCTTTTAATGCAGAAGCAATCAGAACCATTAAAGCTGTAAAAGGAAAATGGGAGCCAGGCAAAAATAAAAAAGGGGAATCTGTAAGAAGTTATTTTAAGTTTCCAATCACCATGAAATTTGATAATTAA
- a CDS encoding ParA family protein, with translation MAKIIGIANQKGGVGKTTTAVNLAAALGVLEKKILIIDADPQANATSGLGVEEVPYSTYNLLEHSVETRNCIQRTTTPNLDIVPSHIDLVAAEIELVDKDNREYMLKKALEEVRDDYDYIIIDCAPSLGLITVNALTAADSVIIPIQCEYFALEGLGKLLNTIKNVQKIHNKDLDIEGLLLTMYDSRLRLSNQVVEEVNSHFPEMVFETIISRNVRLSEAPSFGESILNYDAESKGAIQYIQLAEEVLLRNEKLVKN, from the coding sequence ATGGCAAAAATTATAGGTATCGCTAATCAGAAAGGTGGAGTAGGAAAGACTACTACTGCCGTAAATTTAGCTGCAGCATTAGGAGTTTTAGAAAAGAAAATCTTAATCATTGATGCAGATCCACAGGCAAATGCAACATCCGGTCTTGGTGTGGAAGAAGTGCCGTATTCTACCTATAATCTTTTGGAACACAGTGTGGAAACCAGAAACTGTATTCAGAGAACAACAACTCCCAACCTTGATATTGTACCTTCTCACATCGATTTGGTAGCTGCCGAAATTGAATTGGTAGACAAAGACAACCGTGAGTATATGCTTAAAAAGGCATTAGAGGAAGTAAGAGATGATTACGACTATATCATTATCGACTGTGCACCAAGTTTAGGTTTGATTACGGTGAATGCTTTAACTGCTGCAGATTCTGTAATTATCCCAATCCAATGTGAGTATTTTGCTTTGGAAGGTCTTGGGAAACTTTTGAATACCATTAAAAACGTTCAGAAAATCCATAACAAAGATTTAGATATCGAAGGATTGTTGTTGACGATGTACGACAGCCGTTTGAGACTTTCAAACCAGGTGGTGGAAGAAGTAAATTCGCACTTCCCGGAAATGGTTTTTGAAACAATCATCAGCAGAAATGTAAGATTAAGCGAAGCACCAAGTTTTGGTGAAAGTATCCTGAACTACGATGCTGAAAGCAAAGGAGCGATTCAGTATATTCAGCTTGCAGAAGAAGTGTTGTTGAGAAACGAAAAATTAGTAAAAAATTAA
- a CDS encoding S8 family serine peptidase has product MKKVMLAAVFLAGFTYSSAQQTPAVDPKENKDLMTWYHKDFATTKVYGVNTENAYKFLESKGLKPKTVIVGVLDSGVQVDHPGLVKNMWTNPNEVPNNGKDDDGNGYIDDVHGWNFIGGKNGDIDIDNMEVTRVVAKYKPVFEGDNSTQNKANQAKMPEEFAMYMKSKELFTKKSVDARQSFQRYTMINESIPAMVAILGGKPLTAEILKNKKPSTQQEAAALEILSLIANNPEFAGKSATEIEPKLKEEMKGALDHFGPMAKQYDLNYDPRAEIVGDNYDDYSEKIYGNNHYQGPDAEHGTHVSGIIAGLPQGKEVQYGVASRVAKIMSVRTVPNGDERDKDVANAIRYAVDNGAKILNMSFGKPVSPGKNVVWDAFQYAQDKGVLLVKAAGNENEDVAEHLAYPTNFKNITDEAPFVNNVMVVGASTNRNNELRADFSNYNKKMVNVFAPGEEIYSTVPTNEYSYQQGTSMASPVAAGAAAVLLAYMPNLKPAQIIEALVKTSNLSSENEFGEKSQAGGVIDVKKAAEYAYNNFYDGKSTPVKAKTVKKSRPAKKSVKK; this is encoded by the coding sequence ATGAAAAAGGTAATGTTAGCCGCAGTTTTTTTAGCAGGCTTTACTTATTCATCAGCTCAGCAAACTCCTGCAGTTGATCCAAAAGAAAATAAAGATTTAATGACTTGGTATCATAAAGATTTTGCAACGACAAAAGTTTATGGTGTGAATACTGAAAATGCATACAAGTTTTTAGAATCAAAAGGTTTAAAACCTAAAACAGTAATTGTTGGTGTTTTGGATAGCGGAGTTCAGGTAGACCACCCTGGGTTGGTGAAAAATATGTGGACAAATCCTAATGAAGTTCCAAACAACGGTAAAGATGATGACGGAAACGGTTATATAGATGATGTTCACGGATGGAATTTTATCGGTGGTAAAAATGGCGACATCGATATTGATAATATGGAAGTTACCAGAGTTGTAGCAAAATATAAGCCTGTTTTTGAAGGCGATAATTCAACTCAAAACAAAGCAAATCAGGCAAAAATGCCGGAAGAATTTGCGATGTATATGAAGTCGAAAGAGCTTTTCACAAAAAAAAGTGTTGATGCAAGACAGAGCTTTCAGCGTTATACGATGATTAACGAATCGATTCCGGCAATGGTAGCAATTTTAGGAGGAAAACCTTTAACAGCTGAGATCCTTAAAAATAAAAAACCATCTACTCAACAAGAGGCTGCAGCACTTGAGATTTTATCACTTATTGCAAATAATCCTGAATTTGCTGGGAAATCAGCTACAGAAATAGAACCTAAGCTTAAAGAAGAAATGAAAGGAGCTTTAGATCACTTTGGTCCAATGGCTAAACAATATGATCTTAATTATGACCCAAGAGCAGAGATTGTAGGTGATAATTATGACGACTATTCTGAGAAAATCTATGGAAATAATCATTACCAAGGTCCAGATGCAGAACACGGAACACACGTTTCAGGAATTATTGCCGGTTTACCACAAGGTAAAGAAGTGCAGTACGGAGTAGCATCAAGAGTGGCAAAAATAATGTCTGTAAGAACGGTTCCTAACGGAGATGAGAGAGATAAAGATGTTGCAAACGCAATAAGATATGCGGTAGATAACGGAGCGAAAATTTTGAACATGAGTTTCGGAAAACCAGTTTCTCCGGGTAAAAACGTAGTTTGGGATGCATTTCAATATGCTCAGGATAAAGGGGTTCTTTTAGTAAAAGCTGCAGGAAACGAAAATGAAGATGTTGCAGAACACTTAGCTTACCCTACGAATTTTAAAAATATTACAGATGAAGCACCTTTCGTAAATAATGTAATGGTTGTAGGCGCAAGCACCAACAGAAATAACGAATTGAGAGCAGATTTCTCTAACTACAATAAAAAAATGGTGAATGTATTTGCACCGGGAGAGGAGATTTATTCTACCGTTCCTACTAACGAATACAGTTATCAACAGGGAACTTCTATGGCTTCACCTGTAGCTGCAGGAGCGGCAGCGGTATTATTGGCTTACATGCCAAACCTTAAACCTGCACAGATTATTGAAGCCTTGGTGAAAACAAGCAACCTGAGTTCTGAAAACGAATTTGGAGAAAAATCTCAGGCTGGTGGAGTAATCGATGTAAAAAAAGCAGCAGAGTATGCTTATAATAATTTTTATGATGGAAAATCGACTCCTGTAAAAGCAAAAACAGTAAAAAAATCGAGACCCGCAAAGAAATCTGTAAAGAAATAA
- the lepB gene encoding signal peptidase I: MNYFLTYTVYVLILSVLMGISTWKLFKKLGYSPLFAFIPFYNYFIILKETKHPKWWALLSYLPIVGPIMMSVFHLYLMKKFGKSLFKDQLLTVILPFIYMATVNYSKDTEIEDENDLYLTEEEKNAQKKDTFMGSITFAVVFATIIHVFVTQPFGIPTGSMERTLLVGDFLFVNKWSYGYRLPMRPVAIPFLQGTIMDTGEPGNPKDDPKSYVEAVKLPYERIFQFSKPQRNDIVVFNYPRDSVHTSLDRADPYVKRLVAVAGDTFEMRDGRLFVNNKPETVLGDQEVQHRYIVNTGSQLDIPSLYNTFGFLPVQEIPNGNGFIYAFQGLTNKTAAEIKKLPQVIDMKEDIQPKGESAIAYRDEARTKIDTTNSIFPINSGWNQDQYGPLKIPKKGDVVTLNEKTLPEYQWIIKNYEHNSLENKNGKIFVNGKETNQYTIQQDYYMMVGDNRDASLDARFFGFVPEENIVGKPMFTWMSLEGAFKDNSSSYQANKGWFFGMKVRWDRMFKATNTGEANKTSYWWIAAMILVLFFGWEYFMKLFGKKKEEE; this comes from the coding sequence ATGAATTATTTTTTAACGTACACAGTTTATGTTCTCATTTTATCAGTATTGATGGGGATTTCCACTTGGAAGCTGTTTAAGAAATTAGGGTATAGTCCGTTATTCGCGTTTATACCTTTCTATAATTATTTCATTATCCTTAAAGAAACGAAACACCCGAAATGGTGGGCACTTTTGTCATATCTACCGATTGTAGGTCCTATTATGATGAGTGTATTTCATTTGTATTTAATGAAAAAATTCGGAAAAAGTTTATTCAAAGATCAATTGCTGACGGTAATTTTGCCGTTTATCTACATGGCAACGGTAAATTATTCTAAAGATACCGAGATTGAGGATGAAAATGATTTGTATCTAACGGAAGAAGAGAAAAATGCACAAAAGAAAGATACCTTCATGGGGTCAATCACTTTTGCAGTAGTTTTTGCAACCATCATTCACGTTTTTGTAACACAGCCTTTTGGTATTCCTACTGGTTCAATGGAAAGAACTTTATTGGTTGGTGACTTCCTTTTTGTAAATAAATGGAGCTATGGTTACAGATTGCCAATGCGTCCGGTTGCAATTCCTTTCTTACAGGGAACAATTATGGATACTGGCGAACCAGGAAATCCTAAAGATGATCCTAAATCTTATGTTGAAGCAGTAAAATTGCCCTACGAAAGAATTTTCCAATTCAGCAAACCTCAGAGAAATGATATTGTAGTTTTCAATTATCCGAGAGATTCTGTGCATACATCACTTGACAGAGCCGATCCTTATGTAAAAAGATTGGTTGCAGTTGCGGGAGATACTTTTGAGATGAGAGATGGTAGACTTTTCGTAAACAATAAACCCGAAACGGTTTTAGGTGACCAGGAAGTTCAGCATAGATATATTGTAAACACAGGAAGTCAATTAGATATTCCAAGTTTATATAATACTTTTGGATTTTTACCTGTTCAGGAAATTCCAAATGGAAATGGCTTTATTTATGCTTTTCAAGGTTTAACAAATAAAACGGCTGCTGAAATCAAGAAACTTCCACAGGTTATTGATATGAAAGAAGATATTCAGCCTAAAGGAGAATCGGCTATTGCATATCGTGATGAAGCAAGAACTAAAATAGATACCACAAATTCTATTTTCCCTATCAATAGCGGATGGAATCAGGATCAATATGGACCATTAAAAATCCCTAAAAAAGGTGATGTTGTTACGCTTAATGAAAAGACTTTACCTGAATATCAGTGGATTATTAAAAACTACGAACATAATTCATTAGAAAATAAGAACGGAAAAATTTTCGTCAACGGTAAAGAAACCAATCAATATACTATTCAGCAAGATTATTATATGATGGTGGGAGACAACAGAGATGCTTCTCTTGATGCGAGATTCTTTGGTTTTGTTCCTGAAGAAAACATTGTTGGAAAGCCAATGTTCACATGGATGAGCTTAGAAGGAGCTTTTAAAGATAACAGTTCGAGTTATCAGGCTAATAAAGGTTGGTTCTTTGGAATGAAAGTTCGTTGGGATAGAATGTTTAAAGCAACCAATACCGGAGAAGCCAACAAAACTTCTTATTGGTGGATTGCAGCAATGATACTTGTTCTTTTCTTTGGCTGGGAATATTTTATGAAATTATTCGGAAAGAAAAAAGAAGAAGAATAG
- the dapB gene encoding 4-hydroxy-tetrahydrodipicolinate reductase, which yields MKIALVGYGRMGKIIDEIALKRGHEVVARLKETPTAENLNNPDVVIEFSLPEVAFDNIKACLENKIPVICGTTGWLERKDEVEKLAVENGTAFLYGSNFSLGVNLFFALNEKLADLMKNVDEYSCQLEEIHHIHKLDAPSGTAISLAEGIIKNNTKFDAWKLEETQEKQLGIFAIRENEVPGTHSVYYRSEVDEIEIKHKAYNRNGFALGAVVAAEWIKDKKGNFTMKDVLGL from the coding sequence ATGAAAATAGCATTAGTTGGATACGGAAGAATGGGGAAGATTATCGATGAGATTGCCTTAAAGAGAGGTCATGAAGTTGTTGCCCGACTGAAAGAAACTCCGACCGCTGAAAATCTTAATAATCCGGATGTGGTGATTGAGTTTTCACTTCCTGAAGTTGCTTTTGATAATATTAAAGCTTGTCTTGAAAATAAAATTCCGGTAATCTGTGGAACTACAGGTTGGCTAGAAAGAAAAGATGAGGTTGAAAAACTGGCTGTAGAAAACGGAACGGCATTTTTATATGGTTCAAATTTCAGTTTAGGAGTAAATTTATTTTTTGCTTTAAACGAAAAATTGGCAGATTTAATGAAAAATGTAGATGAATATTCTTGTCAGTTAGAAGAGATTCACCACATTCACAAGCTGGATGCCCCGAGCGGAACGGCTATTTCTCTGGCAGAAGGAATCATCAAGAACAATACAAAATTTGACGCATGGAAATTGGAAGAAACTCAGGAAAAACAATTGGGTATTTTTGCCATCCGTGAAAATGAAGTTCCGGGAACGCATTCTGTATATTACAGAAGTGAGGTAGACGAGATCGAAATAAAACATAAAGCATACAACAGAAACGGTTTCGCTTTGGGAGCGGTAGTTGCGGCAGAATGGATTAAAGATAAAAAAGGAAACTTTACAATGAAAGATGTTTTAGGACTCTAG
- a CDS encoding WbqC family protein — translation MQNILLPVFYLPPISWFSEFLNVENEVVFEQFESFPKQTFRNRTNIYGANGRLSLIIPIIHNGNREFKDTEMSYREDWQKIHWKSIKTVYQGSPYFEYYEDKLEKLFEKKEKFLLDFNIKSIEIVQNLLKTEKAYSLNEEYIKNPEEVNFREKFSAKKTSEYEMAEYFQTFSDKLGFLNDLSIVDLICNKGPESMTYIKSIKKL, via the coding sequence ATGCAGAATATATTATTACCGGTATTTTATTTACCCCCAATTTCATGGTTTTCAGAATTTTTAAATGTTGAAAATGAAGTGGTGTTCGAACAGTTTGAAAGTTTCCCTAAACAGACTTTTAGAAACCGTACCAATATCTATGGAGCCAACGGAAGACTCTCATTAATTATTCCGATTATTCATAATGGAAATCGTGAATTCAAAGATACGGAAATGTCTTACCGTGAAGATTGGCAAAAAATCCACTGGAAATCTATTAAAACAGTATATCAGGGCTCGCCATATTTTGAATACTATGAAGATAAATTGGAGAAACTATTTGAAAAGAAAGAAAAATTTCTGTTAGATTTCAATATAAAAAGTATAGAAATCGTTCAAAATCTTCTAAAGACAGAAAAGGCATACTCTTTGAATGAAGAATATATCAAAAATCCTGAAGAGGTTAATTTCAGAGAAAAGTTTTCTGCAAAAAAAACTTCAGAATATGAGATGGCTGAGTATTTTCAGACATTTTCAGACAAATTGGGATTTTTGAATGATTTATCGATTGTGGATCTTATTTGTAACAAAGGGCCAGAATCGATGACTTATATTAAAAGTATTAAAAAATTATAA